CTTGGCTCCCGCATTCGCCCGTCCAAAGGGGTGCATCTCGTGTTGCCGCACAGCGTGCTTTCCAGCGACGATGCCTTGCTCATTCCCAAAACCCCAGATGGAAGAGTAGTTTTTGCCATTCCGTTTGAAGGCCAGTTGTTGCTCGGCACCACCGACGACGACTATGCGGATTTGGGAAAAGAACCCCTATTGGAAGCACCCGAAGTTGATTTTTTGCTGCAAACACTGGAGCCGTTTTTAGAAGAAAAAGTCGAAAAAACACAAGTCAAGGCTGGATTCGGCGGATTAAGGCCGCTGCTGGCATCCCCGGCCAAAAGCGGCACAAAATCCCTCGTTCGTGACCATGAGGTGGAACACGACCTGACCTCGAATCTGCTCAGCCTGTTGGGCGGAAAATGGACGACTTATCGCCTCATGGCTCGCGATGCCGTTGACAGGGTGTGCGGACTGTTGCAACACGAAGCACCGTGCCGCACCGAAACGCACCTGCTCGTCGGAGCGCAGGGATGGGACGCAAACTATTGGCAGAACATTCAACGAGATTATGGCCTCGACGCAGATGTTTGCCAACATTTGGCGAACAAGTATGGCACAAGGGCGAGCAAATTGGGGGATTTGACGAAACAAGACCCACGTTTGGGTGAACGGCTATTGAACGGACGGCCATACATCAAGGCCGAGGTGGTTTATGCCGCGCAAGAGGAAATGGCGTGTGCTTTGCGAGATTTTTTGGCACGACGCATTCGATTGGAAACGACCGATTGGCAAGCCGCCATGGAAGCCGCGCCCACAGTGGCCTATTTGATGGGAAACGAGCTTGGGTGGACATCGGCGCAACAACGGGCGGCAGTGGATGAGTATGTGGGGCAAATTCAAGTGCTTCGCCGACGGGCATCTGGCGAATAATTTTTCTCGATTTTAAGAATGGAGCGCGGAGAGGTTGTTTTACCTTTCGCCCTTCTCAACAAACCTGTTTTACCAACCCACCTTGTTTATGACCAACAACAAAAATTTCGCATACCTCTCCGATTTGCACTACGAACACCAGCTGTGGCGCAACGAACTGAATTTTTACAAAGAGGAACTCAATATCCTTGAGCATCGCTTGGAGGAAATAGTCTCAAAAAACACCAACAACGAAGTGGAGGCTGGGGTCGAATCATTTCAAAATCGCTTCGACCTCCAACGCGACCACATCAACATCCTGCGCAACAGTATCAAAAAACACGAGCATGGGCTGGCCGGATTTGCTCAGGAACACCCTATCGCTGTTGACCATGTGCACTTCAAGGACCACAGCGAGATTCGTGAAAAAATGGACCGTTTCCGCGAATTGTATCTCGAAATGAAAAACGAATTCAATCGCTTTGCCGTCAAGTGGTTGTGATTAAATCTTTTGCGAAATGCTCAATTTTATCGCCGAGCTATTTGGCACAGCACTCCTTATTCTGTTAGGCAATGGCGTGGTGGCAGGCGTGGTGCTCAAAGGCACCAAAAACGAAAACGCGGGTTGGCTCGTCATCACCATAGGATGGGCGTTGGGTGTCACCTTTGCCGTGTATGCTTTTGGCAATGCCAGCGGCGCACACATCAACCCTGCCGTCACGCTGGCCTTAGCCGCAACAGGCCAATTCGATTGGGCCAAAGTGCCTCTCTATGTGACGGGTCAAATGCTTGGGGCCATCCTCGGGGCCACACTTGTTTGGTTGCATTATTTCCCCCACTGGAGCCGCACGACCGACCAAGCGGCCAAACTTGCTGTCTTTTGCACCGCTCCTGCCGTACGCCATAAGCCCGCTAATTTTTTCAGCGAATTTCTTGGCACATTCGTCCTGCTTTTTGGGCTTTCCGCGCTGGGTGTCAACGAGTTTTCGCAGGGTTTGAAGCCATTGGCGGTGGGTGCGCTCATCGTTGCGATTGGCCTCTCTTTGGGCGGCACCACGGGCTGGGCCATCAATCCTGCCCGCGACTTGGGGCCGCGCATCGCCCACGCGCTGTTGCCGATCCAAGGGAAAGGAGGCTCGGATTGGGGCTACGCATGGATTCCTGTGATGGCACCGATTCTGGGCGGGATTTGCGGGGCGGCGGCATATCAGGCATTGTTGGGAGGATAGGTACGCACCCAAAGAAATTTGCCCTAGAATCTCGGCTCATGTTCCCAACTAACCGAGAGGTTGTTTTAAGAGGTTTTTCTGACAGGGCAGACGGGATACAGGGTTATTTTTGTTTTCAAAACCTGCCAATCCTGTCAACAAGTTGCCCCCACAAAAAAAACTTGAAGCATGGACAAGAGCATACTCGACCGAATATACGCCCAAACGGGCATTCCCGAACTTGTCGAAATTTTAAGCAATCGCCTCTCCTCGTCCGATTTAACTTCCCTTTTGTTGGCTGTTTTTTCAAAAAAAACCAAGCAAGTCACCGCAGCCGATTTGCTAAGCGCCTATCAGCAAAATCGCTTTGTGCGACCAGCGCCAGTGGATGCAGTCTCATTCATGGAATTTTCGCTCGACTGGCTAAGGACGGCGCAAGCAAATGGTTTTCAACCGCTTGAACTCTCGCCCGTAAGTCCTCTTGGCACTTGCTCGGTCGTGGCGACAGCGCATCAGGACAAAATACTCAGCGCGCTACGCGGCACGGAAGTGGTGGCCGACGCGACCAATGTGCTGGCTTTAGAAAGCGTTGTGCGGCGACAAGCGCAAGGCTTCCCGTCAGCGCCGACGCACTTCAGCGTGGCGCATCGCCATGTGCGAGCGCAGGAAGTTCCGAAAGTGCCGGGATTTAGCGCCCATTTCAGCATTTTAGGCTTGACTTCTGCCGGGCGCGACACGGGCGGTTTTGATTTTGAGAAAGAAAACCTGTGGCGGCAGGCAAAGTTTTACAAAACTTATTTTGAAGAAAAACTCGGTCTATCGCCAGTCAAGATTCGCTTCAAAAGCCTCGACACATATGGCGAGGAAAATCGTTTGTTCCAAGCTGTCTTGTCTTTTTTGCAAAAAACAGAACCCAGCTGGCAAATAGAAGTTATTGATAGCAAACAAGTTGAGCAAGAATACTATCGGCGTTTGCAGTTCAAAGTCGTCATTCCCGGTTTCGGCGGCCAAGAAATTGAAATCGCCGACGGTGGTTTCACTGATTGGACGCAACGACTGAGCGGCAACCGAAAGGAGCGGTTGCTGATTAGCGGCATGGGGCTGGAGTTGCTGTACAGAATGATGGGCAATACAATTTGAGAGGCTTCAAAGTTTTCCTTCTGGCAATCGGTTGGCCTTGATGCCCTCGACCTGTTTGGGTGAAAAGGGCGGTATCAGCAAGTCG
This genomic interval from Saprospiraceae bacterium contains the following:
- a CDS encoding FAD-dependent oxidoreductase, giving the protein MNRTQHLQRLQNEVFDLCIIGGGASGAGCALDAALRGLKVALLEKTDFAAETSSRSTKLVHGGVRYLEQAFKRFDFAQLKQVRHGLEERHIVLRNAPHLARPLTLLTPVFGWLEGFYFSVGLRLYDWFASGKDALPRSRWLGRMEALSRMSGLTKRIHSAVLYYDGQLDDARYCLALAQSAAHAGAALANHLEVIGFQKDEKEKLASAQVLDRLSGERFGVKAQLFLNCAGPFADSIRQLANPTLGSRIRPSKGVHLVLPHSVLSSDDALLIPKTPDGRVVFAIPFEGQLLLGTTDDDYADLGKEPLLEAPEVDFLLQTLEPFLEEKVEKTQVKAGFGGLRPLLASPAKSGTKSLVRDHEVEHDLTSNLLSLLGGKWTTYRLMARDAVDRVCGLLQHEAPCRTETHLLVGAQGWDANYWQNIQRDYGLDADVCQHLANKYGTRASKLGDLTKQDPRLGERLLNGRPYIKAEVVYAAQEEMACALRDFLARRIRLETTDWQAAMEAAPTVAYLMGNELGWTSAQQRAAVDEYVGQIQVLRRRASGE
- a CDS encoding aquaporin family protein, with the protein product MLNFIAELFGTALLILLGNGVVAGVVLKGTKNENAGWLVITIGWALGVTFAVYAFGNASGAHINPAVTLALAATGQFDWAKVPLYVTGQMLGAILGATLVWLHYFPHWSRTTDQAAKLAVFCTAPAVRHKPANFFSEFLGTFVLLFGLSALGVNEFSQGLKPLAVGALIVAIGLSLGGTTGWAINPARDLGPRIAHALLPIQGKGGSDWGYAWIPVMAPILGGICGAAAYQALLGG